One Solanum lycopersicum chromosome 2, SLM_r2.1 genomic region harbors:
- the LOC101249987 gene encoding uncharacterized protein: MLLGILLNYSGFLGGREEKKMVFQKEYLDLLLVPSGLFIMFTYHLYLLYRYLTIPHTTIMGFENNDKRAWVERIMQASDPKIIDTALNVLGSNNSAATFLATVSLSLSSLIGAWMANNTLFTSVLIYGDTRPETMSIKFITLLIFFLMAFACFVQSSRCFIHANYLITTPDTDIPISYVELAVIRGGEFWSLGLRSLYFATTMLLWFFGPIPMFVTSIGMIIFLHHLDKNTKQLHDHRSSRIRKQVHKRVEEATNRATLL, translated from the exons atgCTACTTGGAATTCTTCTTAACTACTCTGGCTTCTTAGgaggaagagaagaaaaaaaaatggttttccAAAAAGAGTACCTTGATTTGTTGTTGGTCCCAAGTGGGCTCTTCATCATGTTCACTTATCATCTCTATTTGCTCTATAGATACCTTACTATCCCTCACACCACTATAATGGGCTTTGAAAACAATGACAAGAGAGCTTGGGTTGAAAGAATCATGCAG GCTTCAGATCCGAAAATTATAGATACAGCTCTAAATGTTTTAGGATCTAATAACAGTGCTGCAACATTCTTAGCAACAGTTTCATTATCATTGAGTTCTCTCATAGGAGCCTGGATGGCTAACAACACTCTTTTCACTAGCGTACTAATTTATGGTGACACAAGGCCAGAAACAATGTCAATCAAGTTCATAACTCTACTGATCTTCTTCTTGATGGCTTTTGCATGTTTTGTACAATCATCTAGATGCTTCATTCATGCAAATTACTTAATCACAACACCAGATACTGATATACCAATTAGTTATGTTGAATTGGCTGTCATAAGAGGAGGTGAGTTCTGGTCACTTGGGCTTAGATCACTTTATTTTGCGACAACTATGCTCCTATGGTTTTTTGGTCCTATTCCCATGTTTGTTACTTCAATTGGGATGATTATTTTCCTCCATCACCTTGACAAAAACACGAAGCAATTGCACGATCATCGCTCTTCTAGAATAAGAAAACAGGTTCACAAGAGAGTTGAAGAAGCTACAAACAGGGCAACTCTGCTTTAG
- the LOC101264992 gene encoding trans-resveratrol di-O-methyltransferase, producing the protein METNNNVERANELFKAQAHIYKHAFAYANSMALNCAIQLGIPDIIHNHKKPITLPDLLSGLKLPSSKSNAIHRLMRLLVHAQFFDIIKLEENSETEGYVLTTSSRLLLKSEIPNLLPCVRLMVDPVLVTPWQLLGEWFHKNEEATPFETAHGMPMWDFCAQNPIFDTAFNEAMASDSQMMKLVVKDCREVFEGLNSLVDVGGGTGVIAKTILEAIPHLKCTVLDLPHVVANMPQTENLIYVGGNMFQCIPHADAILLKHVMHDWSDEDCVKILKRCREAIEDKDEGRKGKVLIIDMVLGRDEEEANMTEVKLIFDVLMMVVTTGRQRTEKEWEKLFTEAGFMSYKITPLLGLRSLIQVFP; encoded by the exons ATGGAAACAAATAATAATGTTGAGAGAGCCAATGAACTCTTCAAAGCACAGGCTCATATTTACAAACATGCATTTGCTTATGCAAATTCCATGGCCCTGAATTGTGCCATTCAGTTAGGCATACCAGATATTATTCATAACCACAAAAAACCAATCACTCTTCCTGATCTACTTTCAGGACTCAAACTTCCCTCATCAAAATCAAATGCCATTCATCGACTAATGCGTCTGTTGGTGCACGCTCAATTCTTTGATATAATAAAGCTCGAAGAAAACTCAGAAACAGAAGGATATGTTTTGACAACTTCTTCAAGGCTGCTTCTCAAGAGTGAAATCCCAAATTTGTTACCTTGCGTCCGACTAATGGTTGATCCTGTACTTGTCACTCCTTGGCAATTATTGGGAGAATGGTTTCACAAGAATGAAGAAGCGACGCCATTTGAGACAGCACATGGTATGCCTATGTGGGACTTCTGTGCACAAAATCCAATATTCGACACAGCTTTTAATGAAGCAATGGCTAGTGATTCCCAAATGATGAAATTAGTTGTTAAGGACTGCAGAGAAGTTTTTGAGGGACTGAACTCATTGGTTGATGTAGGAGGGGGCACTGGCGTTATAGCTAAGACCATCTTGGAGGCAATACCTCACTTGAAATGCACTGTACTTGATCTTCCACATGTTGTTGCCAACATGCCACAGACTGagaatttaatatatgtagGAGGGAATATGTTTCAGTGTATTCCCCATGCTGATGCAATTTTACTTAAG CATGTTATGCATGATTGGAGTGATGAGGATTGTGTGAAGATACTAAAGAGATGCAGAGAAGCTATCGAGGATAAAGATGAAGGAAGAAAAGGGAAGGTCCTAATCATTGACATGGTATTGGGTAGAGATGAAGAAGAAGCAAACATGACTGAAGTGAAGCTCATTTTTGATGTACTAATGATGGTTGTAACTACTGGAAGGCAGAGAACTGAGAAAGAATGGGAAAAGCTATTCACTGAGGCTGGTTTCATGAGCTACAAGATTACACCTCTCCTTGGACTAAGGTCCCTCATTCAAGTTTTCCCTTAA
- the LOC101265297 gene encoding probable O-methyltransferase 3 — protein sequence MDVPMSSEMFEAQAHIYKHAFSFANSMVLGCAIQLGIPDVIHSHKQPMTLSQLVSHLKLPLEKSDAIHRLMRLLVYSGFFATTDFLDENSESQQGYVLTPSSKLLLKSEIPNLSPFARAMIDPVMVNPWQSLGDWFLGNETTPFETAHGAPMWKFCDQNPRFSNVFNEAMASDSQMMCLVVKDCKQVFQEIDSLVDVGGGTGIIANTILAAFPHLKCTVLDLPHVVANMPDTENLKYVGGDMFHSIPSADAILFMHVMHNWSDENCVKILKRCGEAIKDKNEGRKGKVLIIDMVLDRDKEEANMTEVKLIFDVLMMVLVTGRQRTEKEWEKLFLEAGFMSYKITPLFGLRSLIEVFP from the exons ATGGATGTTCCAATGTCTAGTGAAATGTTTGAAGCTCAGGCTCATATCTACAAGCATGCCTTCAGTTTTGCAAATTCCATGGTTCTTGGTTGTGCAATTCAATTAGGCATACCTGATGTTATTCATAGTCATAAGCAGCCAATGACTCTGTCTCAGCTTGTTTCACACCTCAAACTTCCTCTTGAAAAATCAGATGCAATTCATCGATTGATGCGCCTATTGGTATACTCTGGATTCTTTGCTACTACAGACTTTCTTGATGAAAACTCAGAAAGTCAACAAGGGTATGTTCTTACACCTTCTTCTAAGCTGCTTTTGAAGAGTGAGATCCCAAACTTGTCACCTTTTGCTAGAGCAATGATTGATCCTGTTATGGTGAATCCATGGCAATCTTTGGGGGATTGGTTTCTAGGAAATGAAACCACCCCTTTTGAGACAGCACATGGTGCACCCATGTGGAAATTCTGTGACCAAAATCCAAGATTCAGCAATGTTTTCAATGAAGCAATGGCTAGTGATTCCCAAATGATGTGTTTGGTTGTGAAGGACTGCAAACAAGTATTTCAGGAGATAGATTCCTTGGTTGATGTTGGAGGTGGCACTGGAATTATAGCTAACACTATTTTGGCTGCATTTCCTCATCTTAAATGCACTGTGTTGGACCTACCTCATGTTGTTGCTAACATGCCAGAcacagaaaatttgaaatatgtagGAGGTGACATGTTTCACTCAATTCCCTCTGCTGATGCCATCTTGTTTATG CATGTGATGCATAATTGGAGTGATGAAAATTGTGTGAAGATACTAAAGAGATGTGGAGAAGCTATCAAGGATAAAAATGAAGGAAGAAAAGGGAAGGTTCTTATCATTGACATGGTATTGGATAGAGATAAAGAAGAAGCAAACATGACTGAAGTGAAGCTCATTTTTGATGTACTAATGATGGTTTTAGTCACTGGAAGGCAGAGAACTGAGAAAGAATGGGAAAAGCTATTCCTTGAGGCTGGCTTCATGAGCTACAAAATTACACCTCTCTTTGGCCTAAGGTCCCTCATTGaagtttttccttaa
- the LOC138342179 gene encoding uncharacterized protein, with translation MGDTSTDANNNNSLKRPDFNSSFYLHPSENAASTLLPVVFDGTSYRSWRRAVPRALSVKNKTGFINGKIVKPSFTDPLFMQWERCDDMVTSWILNSLSPELRDSLQYVNNAKELWEELEDRYDQTNGCKLYQLQKEINDLVQGTLDVTGYYTKMKKLWEEMSTIDVNSQCSCVCTCGGKVKMHKAEQDRRLIHFLMGLNEVYSAVRGSILMMSILPTMAQAFAILSQEEKQREMKPINHMVLESTSLNASVSSQNNATNSRSYRGNTSRGNGNYNSTAYNNNNAFRGSSNTGNRSNMFCEYCKRSGHVKDRCYKLHGYPTNTRNPRGRGKGSATNVHTSEGDSGQCEENFEQGKQVPMNLSKGQYEQLLNLLGTLHVGNESDYSNHVSSGAASLAGASHHMTFTKDNLTSLKTLPYPFLITLPNGYKVKVTEIGDGPSLKSPLALGKAKNGLYFFCPKCHIVSANDDPASYQRSQSVSLLNYCKRSSLPCIKPSHTVNKEACSSDHFSSSVANLSTHKDKFEPRAVPHIFIGYPFNTKGYKVLNLATKRIHVSRDVLFYETVLPFVIAPTGSSFNSVLHLVVHYSDKLPCMSSKTTTSINDEMLNYHTLDEVIFDQDSTSENTPTTEPTISSLEPNLPVVTPTNEYTTTPIESNVPVLDNMAGDVDTRKSTSGYLVTFAWGAVSWQSRLQKCVALFTTEAELIVIELTELDLVACSFSFDVVNSSCEIGDFAPLIL, from the exons ATGGGTGACACTTCAACTGATGCGAACAACAACAACTCTTTGAAACGACCAGATTTCAATAGTTCTTTCTATCTACATCCATCTGAGAATGCTGCTTCTACTTTGCTTCCTGTGGTGTTTGATGGAACTAGCTATAGATCATGGAGACGAGCAGTTCCTAGAGCCTTGTCTGTCAAGAACAAAACTGGATTCATTAATGGCAAGATAGTGAAGCCAAGCTTTACAGATCCTTTATTCATGCAGTGGGAAAGATGTGATGATATGGTGACATCTTGGATCCTAAATTCCCTCTCCCCAGAGTTGCGAGATAGTCTACAGTATGTGAATAATGCTAAGGAATTGTGGGAGGAATTGGAGGATCGATATGATCAGACTAATGGATGCAAATTGTATCAATTGCAGAAGGAAATAAATGATTTGGTACAAGGTACTTTAGATGTCACTGGTTACtatacaaaaatgaagaaacTATGGGAGGAGATGAGTACAATTGATGTGAACTCACAGTGTAGCTGTGTGTGTACTTGTGGAGGAAAGGTGAAAATGCATAAGGCTGAGCAAGATAGAAGGCTCATACACTTTCTAATGGGGCTAAATGAAGTGTACAGTGCTGTGCGAGGGAGCATTCTTATGATGTCCATTTTGCCTACAATGGCACAAGCATTTGCTATTCTATCACAGGAAGAAAAGCAAAGGGAAATGAAGCCTATAAACCATATGGTTTTGGAGTCTACCTCACTGAATGCCTCTGTGTCATCTCAAAATAATGCAACTAATTCTAGATCTTACAGAGGGAATACAAGTAGGGGGAATGGGAACTATAATAGCACTgcttacaacaacaataatgcTTTTAGAGGGAGTTCTAATACTGGAAATAGATCAAACATGTTTTGTGAATATTGCAAACGATCTGGACATGTCAAAGACAGGTGCTACAAACTCCATGGCTATCCAACTAACACAAGAAATCCAAGAGGAAGAGGCAAAGGATCTGCAACAAATGTACACACTTCTGAAGGTGATAGTGGTCAATGTGAAGAGAATTTTGAGCAGGGAAAACAAGTACCAATGAATTTGTCAAAGGGTCAATATGAACAATTACTCAATCTACTTGGAACCTTGCATGTGGGGAATGAATCTGATTACTCAAATCATGTGTCAAGTGGAGCTGCAAGCCTAGCAG GGGCATCTCATCATATGACCTTCACAAAAGACAATCTCACAAGCCTTAAGACTCTACCCTATCCTTTCCTAATCACCTTACCAAATGGATACAAAGTTAAAGTGACTGAAATTGGTGAT GGCCCTTCTCTGAAGAGCCCTCTGGCACTTGGTAAGGCAAAGAATGGTTTGTATTTCTTTTGTCCAAAGTGTCACATTGTATCTGCAAATGATGATCCTGCTTCTTATCAAAGATCTCAATCTGTTTCTCTTCTTAACTACTGTAAAAGGTCTTCATTACCATGTATAAAGCCTTCTCATACTGTCAATAAAGAAGCCTGTTCTAGTGATCATTTCTCAAGTTCAGTTGCTAATCTTTCT ACTCATAAGGACAAATTTGAACCAAGGGCTGTGCCTCACATCTTTATTGGATATCCTTTTAATACAAAAGGGTACAAGGTTCTAAATTTGGCTACCAAGAGAATTCATGTGTCTAGAGATGTTCTTTTCTATGAAACTGTTCTTCCTTTTGTTATTGCTCCTACTGGTTCCAGTTTTAATTCTGTATTGCATCTAGTTGTTCATTATTCTGATAAGTTGCCTTGCATGTCTAGTAAAACAACTACTTCTATTAATGATGAAATGTTGAATTACCACACACTGGATGAAGTCATTTTTGATCAAGATTCTACATCTGAAAATACACCTACAACTGAGCCTACAATATCTTCTCTTGAACCAAATCTACCTGTTGTTACACCTACAAATGAATACACAACAACCCCTATAGAATCAAATGTGCCTGTCCTTGATA acatggctggtgatgttgatactcgcaagtctacttcagggtacttggttacttttgctTGGGGAGCTGTatcttggcaatctaggttgcaaaaatgtgttgctctatttactacagaagctgagcttattgttatc gaactgacagagttggatttggtggcctgcagcttcagttttgatGTTGTGaatagtagctgcgaaattggtgattttgctcctttaattctctag